A stretch of Paludisphaera borealis DNA encodes these proteins:
- the trpA gene encoding tryptophan synthase subunit alpha produces the protein MNRIDALFTRLKAEGRRALMPFITAGDPDLATTAVLIHELVGRGANLIEVGIPYSDPIADGPVIAASYHRALQHGIKVSHVFQTLRTLRAEGSDAVRETPMVSMVSYSIIHRVGVERYLNDAATAGLDGLIVPDLPVEESESLQEKATLRGLKLIQLITPTTPRDRAVEIARLTTGFIYYVSVAGITGERKALPADLKDNVAWLRTQTDLPICIGFGIGAPDQVRQLAPVADGLIVGSALVRRLGDAVNRSRSEIVKEIGDFVGELAAALEPKAS, from the coding sequence ATGAACCGCATTGACGCCCTATTCACCCGCCTCAAGGCTGAGGGCCGACGGGCCTTGATGCCGTTCATCACGGCCGGCGACCCCGACCTGGCCACCACGGCGGTTCTGATCCACGAGCTGGTCGGCCGGGGCGCGAACCTGATCGAGGTCGGCATCCCCTACTCCGACCCCATCGCCGACGGCCCGGTCATCGCCGCCAGCTACCACCGGGCGCTCCAGCACGGCATCAAGGTGTCGCACGTCTTCCAGACCCTCCGCACGCTCCGCGCCGAAGGCTCGGACGCCGTCCGCGAGACGCCGATGGTGTCAATGGTCTCGTACTCGATCATCCATCGGGTGGGCGTCGAGCGCTACCTCAACGACGCCGCCACGGCGGGCCTCGACGGCCTGATCGTCCCCGACCTGCCGGTCGAGGAGTCGGAGTCGCTCCAGGAGAAGGCGACGCTTCGCGGCCTCAAGCTGATCCAGCTCATCACCCCGACCACCCCCCGCGACCGCGCCGTCGAGATCGCCCGGCTCACCACCGGGTTCATCTACTACGTCTCGGTGGCCGGCATCACCGGCGAGCGCAAGGCTCTGCCGGCCGACCTGAAGGACAACGTGGCCTGGCTGCGGACCCAGACCGACCTGCCGATCTGCATCGGCTTCGGCATCGGCGCCCCCGACCAGGTCCGCCAGCTCGCCCCCGTCGCCGACGGCCTGATCGTCGGCAGCGCCCTGGTCCGCCGCCTCGGCGACGCCGTCAACCGCTCGCGCTCCGAGATCGTCAAGGAGATCGGCGACTTCGTCGGTGAACTCGCCGCCGCGCTCGAACCCAAGGCGAGCTGA
- the trpB gene encoding tryptophan synthase subunit beta has protein sequence MSNPASTGSPNASSPDVIPFHAIHHAPDRLGRFGVFGGRFVPETLMDALNQLAEAYEQVKADPAFQAELHYYWKDYVGRPSPLYRADRLSSFAGGADIYLKREDLNHTGAHKINNAIGQVMLAKRMGKTRVIAETGAGQHGVATATACALFGLTCTVYMGEEDIRRQKLNVFNMRTMGATVVPVTSGSRTLRDATNEAMRDWMGSSKETHYTIGSVVGPHPFPMIVRDFQSVIGREAREQILEKLDRLPDAIVACVGGGSNAAGIFYPFIEDADVELIGAEAGGRGLKTGDHASSLTQGRPGVLHGSFSYVLQDEDGQTQDVHSISAGLDYPGVGPEHSYWKDQGRVRYESITDAEALAAYQETARREGILPALESSHALAQAFKEARRMGPGKVLIACLSGRGDKDAYEVARLRGEPMS, from the coding sequence ATGTCCAACCCTGCTTCGACGGGCTCCCCGAACGCGTCGTCACCCGACGTCATCCCCTTCCACGCGATTCACCATGCGCCCGACCGCCTGGGCCGGTTCGGAGTGTTCGGCGGCCGGTTCGTCCCCGAGACGCTGATGGACGCGCTCAACCAGCTCGCCGAGGCGTACGAGCAGGTGAAGGCCGACCCCGCCTTTCAGGCCGAGTTGCACTACTACTGGAAAGACTACGTCGGCCGCCCGTCGCCTCTTTATCGAGCCGACCGGCTGTCGAGCTTCGCGGGCGGGGCCGACATCTACCTCAAGCGCGAGGACCTGAACCACACCGGCGCGCACAAGATCAACAACGCGATCGGCCAGGTGATGCTGGCCAAGCGGATGGGCAAGACCCGTGTGATCGCCGAGACCGGCGCGGGGCAGCACGGCGTGGCGACCGCCACGGCCTGCGCCCTGTTCGGCCTGACTTGCACGGTCTACATGGGTGAGGAAGACATCCGCCGGCAGAAGCTCAACGTCTTCAACATGCGGACGATGGGGGCCACGGTCGTCCCCGTGACGAGCGGCTCGCGAACCCTCCGCGACGCCACCAACGAGGCGATGCGCGACTGGATGGGGTCGTCGAAGGAGACCCACTACACGATCGGCAGCGTCGTCGGCCCGCACCCGTTCCCGATGATCGTCCGCGACTTCCAGTCGGTGATCGGCCGCGAGGCCCGCGAGCAGATCCTGGAGAAGCTCGACCGCCTGCCCGACGCCATCGTCGCCTGCGTCGGCGGCGGCTCGAACGCCGCGGGCATCTTTTATCCGTTCATCGAGGACGCCGATGTGGAGCTGATCGGTGCCGAGGCCGGCGGACGCGGGCTCAAGACCGGCGACCACGCGTCGAGCCTGACGCAAGGACGCCCCGGCGTGCTCCACGGCAGTTTCAGCTACGTCTTGCAGGACGAGGACGGCCAGACCCAGGACGTACACTCGATCTCGGCGGGCCTCGACTACCCGGGCGTCGGCCCCGAGCACAGCTACTGGAAAGACCAGGGCCGCGTCCGTTACGAGAGCATCACCGACGCCGAGGCCCTCGCCGCCTACCAGGAGACCGCCCGCCGCGAGGGCATCCTGCCGGCCCTCGAATCGAGCCACGCGCTGGCCCAGGCGTTCAAGGAGGCCCGGCGGATGGGGCCCGGCAAGGTCTTGATCGCCTGCCTCTCGGGACGCGGCGACAAGGACGCCTACGAGGTCGCCCGGCTCCGCGGCGAGCCCATGTCCTGA
- a CDS encoding c-type cytochrome, translating into MRRRINRQSFRVVLALLGALGWTACPSASAGEAPTPPKPDREAVERGRKALTERGYLYAEWSDAAYRGASKYWDEPAPDPEKDPEGYARAFGRHYGFHPAPYPNDGLPMGLKRSVKRDGVTRGMQVDCMVCHGGSIGGKSYVGLPNTQIDYETFFLDMFRADGRRMPIIPFILGTARGTTNAGMMSVVLLSFRNSDLSRRTFPVPMGSNLPELDAPPWWVLKRKTMMYYDGRTPAASARANMQFLLAEKSLAEFQELEPTFRDIQAYLMSIEPPKYPFPIDAPRADHGRVVFEKSCARCHGTYGETVSYPGKIVPLDVVGTDPERIRGMADRAVAHYNTTWFAEKHPVQTDEEDGYQAPPLDGIWASAPYLHNGSIPTLNALLDSSTRPKRFTRPPSTDFEHYDSQRVGWKFEEVAEPATTKKRNSYEAHFIYDTSRYGLNNGGHTFGDKLSKDDRADLIEYLKTL; encoded by the coding sequence ATGCGACGGAGAATCAATCGGCAAAGCTTCCGCGTCGTCCTGGCCTTGCTCGGCGCCCTGGGTTGGACAGCTTGCCCCTCAGCCTCGGCCGGCGAGGCGCCGACACCGCCGAAGCCCGATCGCGAGGCCGTCGAGCGCGGCCGAAAGGCGCTGACGGAGCGCGGGTATCTCTATGCGGAATGGTCGGACGCCGCCTATCGGGGCGCGTCGAAGTACTGGGACGAGCCCGCGCCCGATCCCGAGAAAGACCCCGAGGGCTACGCGCGCGCGTTCGGCCGCCACTACGGGTTTCATCCCGCTCCCTATCCCAACGACGGCCTGCCGATGGGCCTAAAGCGGAGCGTCAAGCGCGACGGCGTGACCCGAGGCATGCAGGTCGACTGCATGGTCTGCCACGGCGGCTCGATCGGCGGCAAGAGCTACGTCGGGCTGCCGAACACGCAGATCGACTACGAGACCTTCTTCCTCGACATGTTCCGGGCCGACGGCCGCCGCATGCCGATCATCCCGTTCATCCTGGGGACGGCCCGGGGGACGACCAACGCCGGGATGATGTCCGTGGTCTTGCTCAGCTTCCGCAACTCCGACCTCTCGCGCCGGACGTTTCCCGTGCCGATGGGGTCGAACCTCCCCGAGCTGGACGCCCCGCCGTGGTGGGTCCTCAAGCGGAAGACGATGATGTACTACGACGGCCGCACGCCGGCCGCCTCGGCCCGGGCCAACATGCAGTTCCTGCTCGCCGAGAAGAGCCTCGCCGAGTTCCAGGAGCTGGAGCCGACGTTCCGCGACATCCAGGCGTACCTGATGAGCATCGAGCCGCCGAAGTACCCGTTCCCCATCGACGCCCCCCGAGCCGATCACGGACGGGTCGTCTTCGAGAAGTCCTGCGCGCGGTGCCACGGCACCTACGGCGAGACCGTTTCGTACCCCGGCAAGATCGTCCCTCTGGACGTCGTGGGGACCGACCCCGAGCGCATCCGAGGCATGGCCGACCGCGCCGTCGCCCACTACAACACGACCTGGTTCGCCGAGAAGCATCCCGTCCAGACCGACGAAGAAGACGGCTACCAGGCGCCGCCGCTCGACGGAATCTGGGCGAGCGCACCGTACCTCCACAACGGCTCGATCCCGACCCTGAACGCCTTGCTCGATTCGTCGACCCGCCCGAAGCGATTCACGCGCCCGCCGTCGACCGATTTCGAGCACTACGACTCACAAAGGGTCGGCTGGAAGTTCGAGGAGGTCGCCGAGCCGGCAACGACCAAGAAGCGGAACAGCTACGAGGCCCACTTCATTTACGACACCTCGCGGTACGGCCTCAACAACGGCGGCCACACGTTCGGCGACAAGCTCAGCAAGGACGACCGGGCCGACCTGATCGAGTACCTCAAGACGCTGTAG
- a CDS encoding FG-GAP repeat domain-containing protein gives MTLTLLSMLLVATGPGGGSAEFQPPVRLKAGDVAVRVESPGYAAPCWADIDGDGKKDLLVGQFKGGKIHVHKNLGDGKLAPSEWLKAEGAVAEVPGVW, from the coding sequence ATGACATTGACGTTGCTTTCAATGCTCCTGGTGGCCACCGGGCCTGGCGGCGGCTCCGCCGAGTTCCAACCTCCGGTCCGACTCAAGGCGGGCGACGTAGCGGTCCGGGTCGAAAGCCCGGGCTACGCGGCGCCTTGCTGGGCCGACATCGACGGCGATGGGAAGAAGGACCTTCTCGTCGGCCAGTTCAAAGGAGGAAAGATCCACGTTCACAAGAACCTCGGCGACGGCAAGCTCGCGCCATCCGAATGGCTGAAGGCCGAAGGCGCGGTGGCCGAAGTCCCCGGCGTGTGGTGA
- a CDS encoding FG-GAP-like repeat-containing protein produces MQNDMAGLFQVLYGREDGTFRRAEVLKGTDGEPLIIPLKGRQMTENICTRPFAIDWDGDGNLDLVVGTFAGTFHLFKGQGKGKFPPEPEEIKVDGKPLKIDGYHSDPFVVDWDGDGDLDLMSGSSEGGVQWAENRAGPSKPPRLKPFRSLIDHGPRLDYGQVLREADLTGPSGDTRIWVDDVNSDGKLDILVGDMTPLISPSGTLTEAEFKKKFADWNASIGEAAKELNAAGADPKKQNEAQQRYQKLYDQRSDFMKEDRTGFVWLYLRK; encoded by the coding sequence ATGCAGAACGACATGGCGGGGCTGTTCCAGGTCCTGTACGGCAGGGAGGACGGGACGTTTCGTCGGGCGGAAGTCCTGAAGGGCACCGACGGCGAACCGCTCATCATCCCGCTCAAGGGCCGGCAGATGACCGAGAACATCTGCACTCGTCCCTTCGCCATCGACTGGGACGGCGACGGAAACCTCGATCTCGTGGTCGGCACCTTCGCCGGCACGTTCCACCTCTTCAAGGGGCAGGGCAAGGGCAAGTTCCCGCCGGAACCTGAAGAGATCAAGGTGGACGGTAAGCCTCTGAAGATCGACGGCTACCACAGCGACCCGTTCGTGGTCGACTGGGACGGCGACGGCGACCTCGACCTCATGAGCGGTTCGAGCGAGGGCGGCGTACAATGGGCCGAGAATCGCGCCGGGCCGAGCAAACCTCCGCGGCTCAAGCCCTTCCGATCGCTGATCGATCATGGCCCACGGCTCGATTACGGCCAGGTCTTGCGCGAGGCGGACCTCACGGGGCCTTCGGGCGACACGCGAATCTGGGTCGACGACGTCAATTCCGACGGCAAGCTCGACATCCTCGTCGGCGACATGACGCCGCTGATCTCCCCATCCGGTACGCTGACCGAGGCGGAGTTCAAGAAGAAATTCGCCGATTGGAACGCGTCGATCGGCGAGGCGGCCAAGGAGTTGAATGCCGCGGGCGCCGACCCGAAAAAGCAAAATGAGGCGCAGCAGCGTTACCAGAAGCTCTACGACCAGCGAAGCGATTTCATGAAGGAAGACAGGACGGGCTTCGTCTGGTTGTATCTGCGGAAATAA
- a CDS encoding dipeptidase, whose amino-acid sequence MLHREAVGLSMILAVLASALTLAGASRADEPGAVSERARAVHASGMLFDGHNDLPWLLRTEGDSALTKFDLSKRLNTGQTDVPRLREGGVKAQFWSVYIPSEHAHPTKTVVEQIDLVHRLVAKHPNDLELALTAADVERIVRAGKIASLIGIEGGVAIDDSLAELRAFYKLGARYMTLTHNTTLSWADAANGEHKHGGLTPFGETIVGEMNRLGMLVDISHVSAETMADALRVSKAPVIASHSSAFAICPSPRNVPDDVLKAVKANGGVIMVNFYSGFIVPGYAEKVRKINEEIRKKHADRAERTKAFEAWLKTDDGKIRGTIQDVANHIDHMVKVAGIDHVGIGSDFDGIQSWPVGLDDVSCFPRLTEELLRRDYSETDVHKILGANVLRAFREAEAVAKTLQATTPPAVDEVKVEKPHDD is encoded by the coding sequence ATGTTGCACCGGGAAGCGGTTGGCCTTTCGATGATCCTCGCGGTTCTGGCTTCGGCGTTGACGCTGGCAGGAGCGTCGCGAGCCGACGAGCCGGGGGCGGTCTCGGAGCGCGCCCGCGCGGTCCACGCCTCGGGGATGCTGTTCGACGGCCACAACGACCTTCCCTGGCTGCTCCGGACCGAGGGCGACAGCGCGCTGACGAAATTTGACCTCTCCAAGCGGCTGAACACCGGACAGACGGACGTCCCGAGACTCCGCGAGGGGGGCGTGAAGGCCCAGTTCTGGTCGGTCTACATCCCCAGCGAGCACGCCCACCCGACCAAGACGGTCGTCGAGCAGATCGACCTGGTCCACCGCCTGGTCGCGAAGCACCCGAACGACCTGGAACTCGCCCTCACCGCCGCCGACGTCGAGCGGATCGTTCGCGCCGGCAAGATCGCGTCGCTGATCGGGATCGAGGGGGGCGTGGCGATCGACGACAGCCTCGCCGAGCTGCGTGCGTTCTACAAGCTCGGCGCGCGGTACATGACGTTGACCCACAACACGACGCTCTCGTGGGCCGACGCCGCGAACGGCGAGCACAAGCACGGCGGCCTGACGCCGTTCGGCGAGACAATCGTCGGCGAGATGAACCGACTCGGCATGCTGGTCGACATCTCGCACGTCTCGGCCGAGACGATGGCCGACGCCCTCCGCGTCTCCAAGGCCCCGGTTATCGCCAGCCATTCGAGCGCCTTCGCGATTTGCCCCTCGCCCCGCAACGTCCCCGACGACGTCCTCAAAGCGGTCAAGGCGAACGGCGGCGTGATCATGGTCAACTTCTACTCGGGCTTCATCGTCCCCGGCTATGCCGAGAAGGTCCGTAAGATCAATGAGGAGATCCGCAAGAAGCACGCCGACCGCGCCGAGCGAACGAAGGCCTTCGAGGCATGGCTCAAGACCGACGACGGCAAGATTCGCGGGACGATCCAGGATGTGGCGAACCACATCGACCACATGGTGAAAGTCGCGGGGATCGACCACGTCGGCATCGGCTCCGACTTCGACGGCATCCAGAGCTGGCCCGTGGGCCTCGACGACGTCTCATGCTTCCCCCGGCTGACCGAGGAACTCCTCCGCCGCGACTATTCCGAAACCGACGTCCACAAGATCCTCGGCGCCAACGTCCTCCGCGCCTTCCGCGAAGCCGAAGCCGTCGCCAAGACGCTCCAGGCGACCACCCCGCCGGCCGTCGACGAGGTCAAGGTCGAGAAGCCGCATGACGATTGA
- a CDS encoding Bax inhibitor-1/YccA family membrane protein, giving the protein MATSNPAFSQDMFAGYNQVYGAPRSMVTTVQGTMSKTFLLLAILSGTGLWAFHTMAAGQLAYPVVGVSALAGFVLAMVTIFKPTISPWTAPVYAAMQGVFLGSLSQIVEMRMGVKGPHGIALQAVSLTVGTLLVMLFLYASGTIKVTERLKAGIMMATGAVCLFYVVSMVLGFFGVAVPLIFSATPAGIGFSLFVCGLAAFNLLLDFDFIEEAARREAPKYMEWYGAFGLIVTLVWLYLELLRLLQKLNSRN; this is encoded by the coding sequence GTGGCCACGAGTAATCCCGCTTTCTCTCAGGATATGTTCGCCGGCTACAACCAGGTGTACGGCGCGCCTCGCAGCATGGTCACGACCGTGCAAGGGACGATGTCCAAGACGTTCCTGCTCCTGGCCATCCTGTCGGGCACCGGCCTCTGGGCGTTCCACACGATGGCGGCCGGCCAGCTTGCCTATCCCGTCGTCGGCGTCTCGGCCCTGGCCGGGTTCGTGCTGGCGATGGTGACCATCTTCAAGCCGACCATCTCGCCCTGGACCGCGCCGGTGTACGCGGCGATGCAGGGTGTCTTCCTCGGCTCACTCTCGCAGATCGTCGAGATGCGGATGGGAGTCAAGGGGCCTCATGGCATCGCGCTCCAGGCCGTCTCGCTGACGGTCGGCACGCTGCTGGTGATGCTGTTCCTGTACGCGAGCGGGACGATCAAGGTCACCGAGCGACTCAAGGCCGGGATCATGATGGCGACCGGCGCGGTCTGCTTGTTTTACGTGGTCTCGATGGTGCTGGGCTTCTTCGGCGTAGCGGTGCCGCTGATCTTCAGCGCCACGCCCGCCGGCATCGGTTTCAGCCTGTTCGTCTGCGGACTGGCGGCGTTCAACCTGCTGCTCGACTTCGACTTCATCGAGGAAGCGGCTCGCCGCGAAGCCCCCAAGTACATGGAGTGGTACGGCGCGTTCGGCCTGATCGTCACCCTGGTCTGGCTCTACCTTGAACTGCTCCGCCTGCTCCAGAAGCTCAACAGCCGCAACTGA
- a CDS encoding Gfo/Idh/MocA family protein: protein MGAPHALSNPPKVALIGGGFIGPVHAEALRRIGVQVAGLLDISPEKAKPLADRLGIPKIYNTLDELLADPSVGAVHLASPNNIHFEHAKKALQAGKHVLCEKPLAISSKETAELVKLAAAHPNLAAGVNYNLRFYPLCQEMHTRVARGDLGRILSVSGSYTQDWLLLEDDYNWRVDPDGHTNLRAIADIGTHWMDLAQFVTGRHIESVNADLATFHPHRNRPIGGAETYTSPTAVKKATEPVKIVTEDYGAVLMHLSDGARGLFHVMQMHGGRKNRLYLEVCGTEGSMVWDSEAPELLWLGRRGAANQVLNRDPSLLSAEAGEFSHYPGGHAEGFPDAFKQLDLAFYSFIASGCKGKANFPTFADGDREVRICEAIADSAKKRQWVNVGA from the coding sequence ATGGGTGCTCCCCACGCCTTGAGCAATCCCCCCAAGGTCGCCCTGATCGGCGGCGGCTTTATCGGCCCGGTGCACGCCGAGGCGCTGCGGCGGATCGGCGTGCAGGTCGCCGGCCTGCTCGACATCTCGCCCGAGAAGGCCAAGCCCCTGGCCGACCGGCTGGGCATTCCCAAGATCTACAACACGCTCGACGAGCTGCTCGCCGACCCGTCCGTCGGCGCGGTGCACCTGGCGTCGCCCAACAACATCCACTTCGAGCACGCCAAGAAGGCGCTCCAGGCCGGCAAGCACGTCCTCTGCGAGAAGCCGTTGGCGATCAGCTCGAAGGAGACCGCCGAGCTGGTCAAGTTGGCGGCGGCCCATCCCAACCTGGCGGCCGGCGTGAACTACAACCTGCGGTTCTACCCGCTCTGCCAGGAGATGCACACCCGCGTCGCCCGCGGCGACCTCGGCCGGATCCTCAGCGTCAGCGGCTCGTACACCCAGGACTGGTTGCTGCTGGAAGACGACTACAACTGGCGGGTCGATCCCGACGGCCACACCAACCTTCGCGCCATCGCCGACATCGGCACCCACTGGATGGACCTCGCCCAGTTCGTCACCGGCCGCCACATCGAGTCGGTCAACGCCGACCTCGCGACCTTCCACCCCCACCGCAACCGCCCCATCGGCGGCGCCGAGACCTACACCAGCCCGACCGCCGTCAAGAAGGCCACCGAGCCGGTCAAGATCGTCACCGAAGACTACGGCGCGGTCCTGATGCACCTGTCGGACGGCGCGCGCGGCCTCTTCCACGTCATGCAGATGCACGGCGGCCGCAAGAACCGGCTGTATCTGGAAGTCTGCGGCACCGAAGGCTCGATGGTCTGGGACAGCGAGGCGCCCGAGCTGCTCTGGCTGGGACGCCGAGGGGCCGCCAACCAGGTCCTCAACCGTGACCCGTCGCTGCTCAGCGCCGAGGCCGGCGAGTTCAGCCACTACCCCGGCGGCCACGCCGAAGGCTTCCCCGACGCCTTCAAGCAGCTCGACCTGGCGTTCTACAGCTTCATCGCCTCGGGCTGCAAAGGCAAAGCCAACTTCCCCACGTTCGCCGACGGCGACCGCGAAGTCCGCATCTGCGAGGCCATCGCCGACAGCGCCAAGAAGCGCCAGTGGGTGAACGTCGGGGCGTAA
- a CDS encoding Gfo/Idh/MocA family protein, producing MREINVAMIGEGFMGRTHSNAWSQVKKFFKLTAQPVMHTSCSRNAESSRTFADHWGWKNSSTDWRATVASPDIELVDVVTPNNMHAEVCLAALAAGKHVACEKPIAGTLAEAKKMVDAAKASKAKTFVWYNYRRCPAVAFAHRLVKDGALGEIRHVRAFYLQDWADDSIPLIWRFQKEGAGTGSHGDLNAHIIDMTRFVTGEEITEISGAIAETFIKQRKIVAGSTAGGIAAGVGSGDQTGPVTVDDAVLFLARFSGGAVASYEAARQATGNQNRNGFEINGSKGAIKFDFERMNELQYYDATRPRAVQGWTTIMCTHGGDHPYTENWWPDAHVLGYEHGFVNQAYDILRVLDGQEPVVPIPDFVDAYQTQRVLEAALISAVERRPVALSDVK from the coding sequence ATGCGTGAAATCAACGTGGCCATGATCGGCGAAGGCTTCATGGGCCGGACCCACTCGAACGCCTGGTCGCAGGTGAAGAAGTTCTTCAAGCTGACGGCCCAGCCGGTCATGCACACATCGTGCAGCCGGAACGCCGAGAGTTCCCGGACGTTCGCCGACCACTGGGGCTGGAAGAATTCCTCGACCGACTGGCGCGCGACCGTCGCGTCGCCCGACATCGAGCTGGTCGACGTCGTGACGCCGAACAACATGCACGCCGAGGTCTGCCTGGCGGCCCTCGCCGCGGGCAAGCACGTCGCTTGCGAGAAGCCGATCGCCGGCACGCTGGCCGAGGCCAAGAAGATGGTCGACGCGGCCAAGGCGTCGAAGGCCAAGACGTTCGTCTGGTACAACTACCGCCGCTGCCCGGCCGTCGCCTTCGCCCACCGCCTGGTCAAGGACGGCGCGCTCGGCGAGATCCGCCACGTCCGCGCGTTCTACCTCCAGGACTGGGCCGACGACTCGATCCCGCTCATCTGGCGGTTCCAGAAGGAAGGCGCGGGCACCGGCTCGCACGGCGACCTCAACGCCCACATCATCGACATGACCCGGTTCGTGACCGGCGAGGAGATCACCGAGATCTCGGGCGCGATCGCCGAGACGTTCATCAAGCAGCGGAAGATCGTGGCGGGCTCCACCGCCGGCGGGATCGCGGCGGGCGTCGGCTCCGGCGACCAGACCGGACCGGTCACCGTCGACGACGCCGTGCTGTTCCTCGCCCGGTTCTCCGGCGGCGCCGTCGCCAGCTACGAGGCCGCCCGCCAGGCCACCGGCAACCAGAACCGCAACGGGTTCGAGATCAACGGTTCCAAGGGAGCCATCAAGTTCGACTTCGAACGCATGAACGAACTTCAGTACTACGACGCCACCCGCCCCCGCGCCGTGCAGGGCTGGACGACGATCATGTGCACCCACGGCGGCGACCACCCCTACACCGAGAACTGGTGGCCCGACGCCCACGTGCTGGGCTACGAGCACGGCTTCGTGAACCAGGCGTACGATATCCTTCGCGTCCTCGACGGCCAGGAGCCTGTTGTGCCGATTCCCGACTTCGTCGACGCCTACCAGACCCAGCGCGTCCTCGAAGCCGCCCTGATCTCCGCCGTCGAGCGTCGGCCCGTGGCCCTCAGCGATGTGAAGTAA